A window of Haloarcula sp. H-GB4 contains these coding sequences:
- a CDS encoding PAS domain-containing sensor histidine kinase, producing MSKESLHDQDVLNGLCEIISDPAIVLDANGVFVDVIDNAHNGELFFKDPEALLGTDLWDIFSTAQADQFYTTIEDVLETGEQQHIEYQLSLEHGKRYFEARVTPVGGDSVGRVLWLAEDITQRKRRREKQALLERVFEVSPVGIVVVERSGRISLANDRAEELLGLERDKITQRRYNQPVWDIYYEDGTPIPDSEHPVTRVLESGEPVFGFEHWIELADGNERWLSSNAAPILGDDGTVERVVVGLDDATRLKQREEQLEWLVGTETLADVGGWELDLETGLIEGTAGMKRLYGMPEYNPTLEEALEQYHPNDRAALRDAIETCRETGEPMELEARRQTADETERWFRLRAEKTVRDGTPKLRGIVRDITQDKEREQRLMVMSRILRHNIRNKLTVIRGNSRLLKKELDSPDFSVDAASGHIDRIENASKELDSLAERARTFDRVIERDLRSGTVHLQQLLSDIRDALTEQHSKATIEAAPTDAVVSGDRMAIDLILEILVENALEYSDLPDPTVKLTAEETPTGHVTVRVDTDGSAIPDMERNVLASEIEGPVAHSRGLGLWAVTWLVRRLGGSVTIDENLDGGTGVELVFPLARSE from the coding sequence ATGAGCAAAGAATCTCTACACGATCAAGACGTGCTAAACGGGCTTTGTGAGATAATTTCCGATCCGGCTATCGTTCTAGACGCCAACGGTGTCTTTGTTGATGTCATCGATAATGCTCACAACGGGGAATTATTTTTCAAAGATCCGGAAGCACTACTGGGAACTGATCTCTGGGATATTTTCTCTACAGCACAGGCAGACCAGTTCTACACGACTATCGAGGACGTTTTAGAAACAGGTGAGCAGCAGCACATTGAGTATCAGCTATCGCTCGAGCATGGAAAGCGATACTTCGAGGCCCGTGTCACGCCGGTCGGCGGTGATAGCGTTGGGCGCGTGCTATGGCTGGCGGAGGATATCACACAGCGTAAGCGGCGGCGAGAAAAGCAGGCCCTCCTTGAGCGGGTGTTTGAGGTTAGTCCAGTCGGTATCGTCGTCGTCGAACGATCTGGCAGAATCTCGCTGGCTAATGATCGTGCCGAGGAGCTACTCGGTCTTGAACGAGATAAAATCACCCAAAGACGATACAACCAGCCGGTGTGGGACATATACTACGAAGACGGGACGCCGATTCCCGACTCAGAACACCCGGTTACGCGGGTGCTCGAATCGGGTGAGCCTGTGTTTGGGTTCGAGCACTGGATAGAACTCGCTGACGGGAATGAGCGGTGGCTTTCGAGCAATGCCGCGCCCATCCTAGGTGATGACGGGACCGTTGAGCGCGTCGTCGTTGGTCTGGATGACGCAACGAGATTGAAACAGCGAGAGGAACAGCTGGAGTGGCTCGTCGGGACCGAAACCCTGGCCGACGTTGGTGGGTGGGAACTCGATCTGGAAACGGGTCTGATAGAGGGCACTGCCGGGATGAAGCGCCTTTACGGAATGCCAGAGTACAATCCGACACTTGAGGAGGCCCTTGAGCAGTACCACCCCAACGATAGAGCGGCACTTCGCGATGCTATTGAGACCTGTCGTGAAACCGGCGAACCGATGGAACTGGAAGCACGCCGTCAGACCGCTGACGAAACCGAGCGCTGGTTCCGACTCCGGGCTGAAAAAACTGTCCGGGACGGAACACCGAAACTACGAGGCATCGTTCGCGACATCACTCAGGACAAAGAGCGAGAGCAGCGGCTCATGGTCATGAGTCGAATTCTCCGGCACAACATCCGGAACAAGCTGACGGTGATACGGGGTAATTCGAGACTCCTCAAAAAAGAACTCGACTCGCCTGACTTCTCCGTTGACGCTGCCAGCGGACACATCGACAGAATCGAAAACGCCTCGAAAGAACTCGACTCGTTAGCCGAGCGAGCACGGACGTTCGACCGGGTCATCGAACGAGACCTTCGAAGCGGGACAGTCCATCTCCAGCAACTGCTCAGTGATATCCGGGATGCCCTCACAGAGCAACATTCCAAGGCGACCATTGAGGCAGCGCCCACTGATGCGGTGGTGTCGGGTGACAGGATGGCTATCGACCTGATACTGGAGATCCTTGTCGAAAACGCGCTGGAATACAGCGACCTGCCCGACCCAACAGTCAAGCTTACGGCCGAAGAGACGCCGACGGGCCACGTGACAGTCAGGGTCGATACCGATGGGTCCGCTATCCCGGATATGGAACGCAATGTCTTGGCTTCGGAGATTGAGGGGCCAGTGGCACACAGCCGTGG
- a CDS encoding NYN domain-containing protein, producing the protein MKLLRRIFEEKDSQQRVGLFVDGPNVLRSEFDVDLDEVRDIAAEYGPLAVTRLYVDQNASPGLIQAAEARGFEVRTTSGDVDVRLAVDATDAAVAGQIDVLAVASRDTDFKPALEVAAREGIRTVAIAPGEYGRSDALRNAAEDAVTL; encoded by the coding sequence ATGAAGCTGCTTCGTCGGATATTCGAGGAGAAAGACTCGCAGCAGCGCGTCGGACTGTTCGTCGACGGCCCAAACGTGCTCAGGTCTGAGTTCGATGTCGATTTAGACGAGGTCCGGGATATTGCGGCTGAGTACGGCCCGCTGGCAGTCACTCGCCTCTACGTCGACCAGAACGCCTCGCCGGGACTCATCCAGGCCGCCGAGGCTCGCGGGTTCGAGGTTCGAACCACCAGCGGTGACGTTGATGTCCGACTTGCTGTTGACGCGACAGACGCCGCCGTCGCTGGCCAGATAGACGTGCTGGCCGTCGCCTCGCGGGATACGGATTTCAAGCCGGCGCTGGAAGTAGCCGCACGGGAAGGGATTAGAACGGTCGCCATCGCGCCGGGAGAGTACGGTCGCTCTGACGCGTTACGCAACGCGGCTGAAGACGCAGTAACGCTCTAA